The following are encoded in a window of Brockia lithotrophica genomic DNA:
- a CDS encoding nucleoside recognition domain-containing protein, translating to MIHTVWIGLFLVGILYAALTGNIAHVSTALFEGAQEGLNVAFSLLGILTLWMGILNVARKAGLLDALARLLRPLIRLLFPDVPRGHAAEGYLLANIAANLLGMGNAATPFGIKAMQELDKLNPEKGRATRPMITLLALNTASVSLFPTTVIGIRAAAGAAQPADILPAVVLASFLGSTVAVLVDRYYQWREGP from the coding sequence ATGATCCACACCGTCTGGATCGGTCTCTTCCTCGTCGGCATCCTTTACGCCGCCCTCACGGGAAACATCGCCCACGTGAGCACCGCCCTGTTCGAAGGCGCCCAAGAAGGGCTGAACGTCGCCTTCTCCCTCCTCGGAATCCTCACGCTTTGGATGGGCATCCTCAACGTCGCGCGCAAGGCCGGCCTCTTGGATGCCCTCGCCCGACTCCTCCGGCCCCTCATCCGCCTGCTCTTTCCCGACGTGCCCCGGGGCCACGCTGCCGAAGGGTACCTTCTGGCGAACATCGCCGCCAACCTCCTCGGCATGGGAAACGCCGCCACACCCTTCGGGATCAAGGCCATGCAGGAACTCGACAAGCTAAATCCGGAAAAGGGACGCGCCACCCGGCCGATGATCACCCTCCTCGCACTCAACACCGCTTCCGTGAGCCTCTTTCCGACCACGGTCATCGGGATTCGCGCCGCCGCCGGCGCCGCCCAACCGGCGGACATCCTCCCGGCGGTCGTATTGGCCTCGTTTCTGGGGAGCACCGTCGCGGTGCTTGTAGACCGGTATTACCAATGGCGCGAAGGCCCTTGA
- a CDS encoding spore maturation protein: MPLAWLEAAGAWVLPAFLTVILGAALFRRVPAYSAFIEGAKEGFETFLTILPHLVGMLAALAVFQSSGALKALTSFLAPYFRPLGFPPELLPLALLRPFSGAASMAVVTHLMGRYGPDSEIGRLAAIMQGSTDTTFYVLTVYFGSVGIVRERYAVKVGLIGDAAGILAALLVGRWFFSG; encoded by the coding sequence ATGCCTCTCGCCTGGCTCGAGGCGGCCGGTGCCTGGGTGTTGCCCGCGTTCCTCACGGTCATCCTGGGTGCGGCGCTCTTTCGGCGCGTCCCTGCCTATTCCGCCTTTATCGAAGGCGCCAAGGAAGGGTTCGAAACCTTCCTCACGATCTTGCCCCACCTCGTGGGGATGCTCGCCGCCCTGGCGGTGTTTCAGTCTTCCGGTGCCCTTAAGGCCCTCACGTCCTTCCTCGCCCCCTACTTTCGCCCCCTTGGGTTTCCGCCGGAACTCTTGCCCCTCGCGCTTCTTCGCCCCTTCAGCGGCGCCGCGTCCATGGCGGTCGTCACCCATCTCATGGGACGATACGGTCCGGACAGTGAAATCGGGCGCCTGGCGGCGATCATGCAGGGGAGCACGGATACGACCTTTTACGTGCTCACGGTGTACTTCGGTTCCGTAGGAATCGTGCGCGAACGCTACGCCGTCAAGGTCGGCCTTATCGGCGATGCGGCGGGCATCCTCGCCGCCCTCCTCGTAGGCCGGTGGTTTTTTTCTGGGTAA